A single window of Nematostella vectensis chromosome 4, jaNemVect1.1, whole genome shotgun sequence DNA harbors:
- the LOC5506668 gene encoding disks large-associated protein 5 isoform X1, translating to MEEKVARKKYNHNHASNCKGGEKMGLSNRFVRAIKAGEVRKKTRLDEFSKRRMMPLGEINKHDNTLEESTHQEMKPKKSGEGDAPAASRKERLQKWLEEREMKRKAEAATKTKKAFVVRHIVHDDTKVLNKAQKTTKMKPSKENVPTRRVTRASARLASKQENILTNKKLAKEKIERKENTLPGDKKAVKSNNGSTKLANKQENIGPNKTKPDAKTPANANKPGKEITKQTKTLEESEIGTDIRASVKEKEKNRDKTQSIDCSSIAPDNFTFTAPTGVSSFLHLSQNFKFKPLSPSSAEGFFSGIACPSPENPRELITKENFALGGTDWVSKQAEAEAANKGISTDTSDIPMETVQTTETAQDAKEETEPEKGSLYFRMLVTSETDKLNKLCACWDKVLEEEEELSDEVTGSIRTAVGQAQLLISQRFKQFSGLIDLSEDPTAKKKATPSDLQGFWDMIYFQVEDVYNKMEALEKRRQNNWIEEAKPVKKKLKRVKPKVAKPDEAKAAAHAKSAVQEMRAKMRAKMAENKRKAMESQKEDCSFITILTPVKNKATANAVVLTPVRRSVRNTPLNRVAMSNAVPVVTTPKLSSTSPGLRLTPDASSTLVSTLVPIEPDMAASQEDKAKAVTKDTPCAMDVEGTSSEESTSDNVSDESMPTTAGKRSALRKPVGKRTRKSSRVSFQTPRAIPESIAGGTPGPLATPGVTTKSRNALTPVAVSIDMSEDIEGTPVEPKGTPLRRSSRKRQLTPYHSGKGKSRLGEDHAEELVPAKQAGAPARYPVNSVSDSDDEGARGKALLGSTGRSAKKEDNIFLPEKYLMPSSTVQKPSLWLDDSLESHETSSTQTLTPRVNLVKHAHDTCAVTPSEQKTPMKTTLFVSPQSPSQADPALITVTPVEKRITRSHVTPLLGALSLGTTPDSASATRCDSVFFAPSDSGAKPVLDNLICFSPLLE from the exons ATGGAGGAAAAAGTGGCACGTAAAAAGTACAACCATAACCATGCCTCGAATTGCAAGGGTGGCGAGAAAATGGGTCTCAGCAATCGGTTCGTACGAGCCATAAAAGCGGGTGAAGTGAGGAAGAAAActagattggatgagttttcAAAGAGAAGAATGATGCCTCTTGGAGAAATCAATAAACACGACAACACGTTGGAGGAATCGACACATCAAGAAATGAAACCGAAGAAAAGTGGAGAAG GAGATGCACCGGCAGCTTCAAGAAAGGAGCGGCTACAAAAATGGCTTGAAGAACGTGAGATGAAACGCAAAGCCGAGGCTGCAACTAAAACAAAGAAAGCATTTGTTGTAAGGCACATAGTGCATGATGATACCAAAGTGTTAAACAAAGCTCAAAAGACAACCAAGATGAAACCTTCAAAAGAAAATGTGCCTACAAGGCGCGTCACCCGTGCCTCTGCCAGACTGGCCagcaaacaagaaaacatCCTGACAAATAAGAAACTAGCAAAAGAGAAGattgaaagaaaagaaaatactttGCCTGGAGATAAAAAAGCAGTGAAATCTAACAATGGCTCTACAAAGCTTGcaaacaaacaggaaaataTAGGGCCAAATAAGACCAAGCCAGATGCGAAAACACCCGCCAATGCCAATAAA CCAGGAAAAGAAATAACCAAACAGACTAAGACACTGGAGGAATCAGAAATAGGTACAG aTATAAGGGCTTCAGTGAAAGAGAAGGAAAAGAACAGAGATAAAACTCAAAGCATTGATTGTTCATCTATAGCACCTGACAATTTTACCTTCACTGCTCCTACAGGCGTAAGCTCATTCCTCCATTTATCCCAGAACTTTAAGTTCAAACCCTTGAGTCCTTCAAGTGCAGAGGGGTTCTTCTCAGGGATAGCTTGCCCTTCTCCTGAAAACCCCCGTGAGCTGATTACCAAGGAGAACTTTGCATTGGGTGGCACAGACTGGGTGAGCAAGCAAGCTGAAGCTGAGGCTGCCAACAAGGGAATTTCCACAGATACCAGTGATATTCCTATGGAGACTGTTCAAACTACTGAAACAGCTCAAGACGCAAAAGAAGAGACTGAACCAGAAAAGGGAAGCTTGTATTTTAGGATGCTAGTAACATCTGAAACAGACAAGCTGAACAAGCTTTGTGCATGTTGGGACAAAGTTttggaagaggaggaggagttGTCGGATGAGG TGACTGGTAGTATCCGAACAGCCGTTGGTCAGGCACAGCTGCTTATTAGCCAGCGTTTCAAGCAGTTTTCTGGGCTTATTGATCTCAGCGAA gatCCAACAGCCAAAAAGAAAGCTACGCCTTCAGACCTGCAAGGGTTCTGGGACATGATTTACTTCCAG GTTGAAGATGTCTACAACAAGATGGAGGCTTTGGAAAAGAGGAGGCAGAATAACTGGATTGAGGAAGCAAAGCCAGTAAAAAAGAAACTCAAAAGAGTCAAGCCTAAG GTAGCCAAACCAGATGAGGCCAAGGCAGCAGCACATGCAAAGTCTGCAGTTCAGGAGATGAGGGCTAAAATGAGAGCCAAGATGGCAGAAAACAAAAGGAAAGCAATGGAATCTCAAAAAGAG GACTGCTCTTTCATCACTATCCTGactcctgttaaaaataaaGCTACAG CCAATGCAGTTGTGTTGACTCCTGTGCGCCGATCAGTTAGGAACACGCCCCTAAACAGGGTGGCCATGTCTAATGCCGTGCCAGTGGTGACCACGCCCAAGCTCAGCAGCACCTCACCAGGACTCCGTCTCACCCCTGATGCCAGCAGCACCCTGGTCAGCACCCTGGTCCCAATAGAGCCAGACATGGCTGCTTCCCAGGAAGACAAAGCTAAG GCTGTAACCAAGGACACGCCCTGTGCCATGGATGTTGAAGGGACCTCCAGTGAGGAAAGCACCTCTGATAATGTGTCTGACGAAAGCATGCCGACCACCGCCGGGAAGCGAAGCGCGCTAAGAAAGCCTGTGGGGAAAAGAACCAGAAAATCCTCCCGAGTTAGTTTTCAGACGCCGAGAGCAATCCCTGAGTCTATAGCGGGTGGTACCCCCGGCCCTCTCGCCACACCTGGCGTGACAACAAAGTCACGCAATGCACTGACGCCCGTCGCCGTCTCCATTGACATGTCAGAGGATATTGAGGGGACCCCTGTCGAACCTAAGGGTACCCCCCTTAGGCGTTCGTCACGAAAACGCCAACTGACCCCGTATCACTCTGGGAAGGGCAAAAGTCGACTTGGCGAGGACCATGCTGAAGAGTTGGTACCCGCAAAGCAAGCCGGTGCGCCTGCCCGTTACCCTGTCAACAGTGTGAGTGACAGCGACGACGAGGGAGCACGTGGGAAAGCGCTGTTGGGATCCACGGGACGAAGCGCCAAGAAAGAGGACAACATA TTTTTGCCGGAAAAGTACCTGATGCCGTCCTCGACTGTTCAAAAGCCCAGCTTGTGGCTAGATGACAGTCTCGAAAGCCACGAGACTTCGAGCACACAAACCCTCACTCCGCGCGTCAACCTCGTAAAGCACGCGCATGACACATGTGCAGTCACGCCTTCCGAGCAAAAAACACCAATGAAAACCACGCTTTTCGTCTCACCCCAGTCCCCTTCCCAGGCCGACCCGGCCCTAATTACCGTCACGCCTGTGGAAAAGAGAATAACGCGAAGTCACGTGACGCCTCTGCTGGGGGCGCTGTCTCTCGGTACGACGCCCGACTCCGCCTCTGCGACTAGATGTGACTCGGTGTTCTTTGCCCCGTCTGACAGCGGTGCAAAACCTGTGCTGGATAATTTGATTTGCTTCTCACCACTTCTGGAGTAA
- the LOC5506668 gene encoding disks large-associated protein 5 isoform X2, whose translation MEEKVARKKYNHNHASNCKGGEKMGLSNRFVRAIKAGEVRKKTRLDEFSKRRMMPLGEINKHDNTLEESTHQEMKPKKSGEGDAPAASRKERLQKWLEEREMKRKAEAATKTKKAFVVRHIVHDDTKVLNKAQKTTKMKPSKENVPTRRVTRASARLASKQENILTNKKLAKEKIERKENTLPGDKKAVKSNNGSTKLANKQENIGPNKTKPDAKTPANANKPGKEITKQTKTLEESEIDIRASVKEKEKNRDKTQSIDCSSIAPDNFTFTAPTGVSSFLHLSQNFKFKPLSPSSAEGFFSGIACPSPENPRELITKENFALGGTDWVSKQAEAEAANKGISTDTSDIPMETVQTTETAQDAKEETEPEKGSLYFRMLVTSETDKLNKLCACWDKVLEEEEELSDEVTGSIRTAVGQAQLLISQRFKQFSGLIDLSEDPTAKKKATPSDLQGFWDMIYFQVEDVYNKMEALEKRRQNNWIEEAKPVKKKLKRVKPKVAKPDEAKAAAHAKSAVQEMRAKMRAKMAENKRKAMESQKEDCSFITILTPVKNKATANAVVLTPVRRSVRNTPLNRVAMSNAVPVVTTPKLSSTSPGLRLTPDASSTLVSTLVPIEPDMAASQEDKAKAVTKDTPCAMDVEGTSSEESTSDNVSDESMPTTAGKRSALRKPVGKRTRKSSRVSFQTPRAIPESIAGGTPGPLATPGVTTKSRNALTPVAVSIDMSEDIEGTPVEPKGTPLRRSSRKRQLTPYHSGKGKSRLGEDHAEELVPAKQAGAPARYPVNSVSDSDDEGARGKALLGSTGRSAKKEDNIFLPEKYLMPSSTVQKPSLWLDDSLESHETSSTQTLTPRVNLVKHAHDTCAVTPSEQKTPMKTTLFVSPQSPSQADPALITVTPVEKRITRSHVTPLLGALSLGTTPDSASATRCDSVFFAPSDSGAKPVLDNLICFSPLLE comes from the exons ATGGAGGAAAAAGTGGCACGTAAAAAGTACAACCATAACCATGCCTCGAATTGCAAGGGTGGCGAGAAAATGGGTCTCAGCAATCGGTTCGTACGAGCCATAAAAGCGGGTGAAGTGAGGAAGAAAActagattggatgagttttcAAAGAGAAGAATGATGCCTCTTGGAGAAATCAATAAACACGACAACACGTTGGAGGAATCGACACATCAAGAAATGAAACCGAAGAAAAGTGGAGAAG GAGATGCACCGGCAGCTTCAAGAAAGGAGCGGCTACAAAAATGGCTTGAAGAACGTGAGATGAAACGCAAAGCCGAGGCTGCAACTAAAACAAAGAAAGCATTTGTTGTAAGGCACATAGTGCATGATGATACCAAAGTGTTAAACAAAGCTCAAAAGACAACCAAGATGAAACCTTCAAAAGAAAATGTGCCTACAAGGCGCGTCACCCGTGCCTCTGCCAGACTGGCCagcaaacaagaaaacatCCTGACAAATAAGAAACTAGCAAAAGAGAAGattgaaagaaaagaaaatactttGCCTGGAGATAAAAAAGCAGTGAAATCTAACAATGGCTCTACAAAGCTTGcaaacaaacaggaaaataTAGGGCCAAATAAGACCAAGCCAGATGCGAAAACACCCGCCAATGCCAATAAA CCAGGAAAAGAAATAACCAAACAGACTAAGACACTGGAGGAATCAGAAATAG aTATAAGGGCTTCAGTGAAAGAGAAGGAAAAGAACAGAGATAAAACTCAAAGCATTGATTGTTCATCTATAGCACCTGACAATTTTACCTTCACTGCTCCTACAGGCGTAAGCTCATTCCTCCATTTATCCCAGAACTTTAAGTTCAAACCCTTGAGTCCTTCAAGTGCAGAGGGGTTCTTCTCAGGGATAGCTTGCCCTTCTCCTGAAAACCCCCGTGAGCTGATTACCAAGGAGAACTTTGCATTGGGTGGCACAGACTGGGTGAGCAAGCAAGCTGAAGCTGAGGCTGCCAACAAGGGAATTTCCACAGATACCAGTGATATTCCTATGGAGACTGTTCAAACTACTGAAACAGCTCAAGACGCAAAAGAAGAGACTGAACCAGAAAAGGGAAGCTTGTATTTTAGGATGCTAGTAACATCTGAAACAGACAAGCTGAACAAGCTTTGTGCATGTTGGGACAAAGTTttggaagaggaggaggagttGTCGGATGAGG TGACTGGTAGTATCCGAACAGCCGTTGGTCAGGCACAGCTGCTTATTAGCCAGCGTTTCAAGCAGTTTTCTGGGCTTATTGATCTCAGCGAA gatCCAACAGCCAAAAAGAAAGCTACGCCTTCAGACCTGCAAGGGTTCTGGGACATGATTTACTTCCAG GTTGAAGATGTCTACAACAAGATGGAGGCTTTGGAAAAGAGGAGGCAGAATAACTGGATTGAGGAAGCAAAGCCAGTAAAAAAGAAACTCAAAAGAGTCAAGCCTAAG GTAGCCAAACCAGATGAGGCCAAGGCAGCAGCACATGCAAAGTCTGCAGTTCAGGAGATGAGGGCTAAAATGAGAGCCAAGATGGCAGAAAACAAAAGGAAAGCAATGGAATCTCAAAAAGAG GACTGCTCTTTCATCACTATCCTGactcctgttaaaaataaaGCTACAG CCAATGCAGTTGTGTTGACTCCTGTGCGCCGATCAGTTAGGAACACGCCCCTAAACAGGGTGGCCATGTCTAATGCCGTGCCAGTGGTGACCACGCCCAAGCTCAGCAGCACCTCACCAGGACTCCGTCTCACCCCTGATGCCAGCAGCACCCTGGTCAGCACCCTGGTCCCAATAGAGCCAGACATGGCTGCTTCCCAGGAAGACAAAGCTAAG GCTGTAACCAAGGACACGCCCTGTGCCATGGATGTTGAAGGGACCTCCAGTGAGGAAAGCACCTCTGATAATGTGTCTGACGAAAGCATGCCGACCACCGCCGGGAAGCGAAGCGCGCTAAGAAAGCCTGTGGGGAAAAGAACCAGAAAATCCTCCCGAGTTAGTTTTCAGACGCCGAGAGCAATCCCTGAGTCTATAGCGGGTGGTACCCCCGGCCCTCTCGCCACACCTGGCGTGACAACAAAGTCACGCAATGCACTGACGCCCGTCGCCGTCTCCATTGACATGTCAGAGGATATTGAGGGGACCCCTGTCGAACCTAAGGGTACCCCCCTTAGGCGTTCGTCACGAAAACGCCAACTGACCCCGTATCACTCTGGGAAGGGCAAAAGTCGACTTGGCGAGGACCATGCTGAAGAGTTGGTACCCGCAAAGCAAGCCGGTGCGCCTGCCCGTTACCCTGTCAACAGTGTGAGTGACAGCGACGACGAGGGAGCACGTGGGAAAGCGCTGTTGGGATCCACGGGACGAAGCGCCAAGAAAGAGGACAACATA TTTTTGCCGGAAAAGTACCTGATGCCGTCCTCGACTGTTCAAAAGCCCAGCTTGTGGCTAGATGACAGTCTCGAAAGCCACGAGACTTCGAGCACACAAACCCTCACTCCGCGCGTCAACCTCGTAAAGCACGCGCATGACACATGTGCAGTCACGCCTTCCGAGCAAAAAACACCAATGAAAACCACGCTTTTCGTCTCACCCCAGTCCCCTTCCCAGGCCGACCCGGCCCTAATTACCGTCACGCCTGTGGAAAAGAGAATAACGCGAAGTCACGTGACGCCTCTGCTGGGGGCGCTGTCTCTCGGTACGACGCCCGACTCCGCCTCTGCGACTAGATGTGACTCGGTGTTCTTTGCCCCGTCTGACAGCGGTGCAAAACCTGTGCTGGATAATTTGATTTGCTTCTCACCACTTCTGGAGTAA
- the LOC116609740 gene encoding uncharacterized protein LOC116609740 — MWTTEVNPGVTKKVAMLSAFSGSLALIDSVCGFVLLGYNATSGDGLWSGLGMAVSAVLGILLWKFRLKAIMVAFLVINVLLVVAMSVQAVSAGIAYHLWSRLRSATNCRISLGRCRCTTEDGQSPPIDVATCDLLSLFDTGFLILCVASSFGVIVALIGATLGCQTACCDKEDDESYEERGNEHEKPKHSIEETTCSSIEQTKTTM, encoded by the exons ATGTGGACTACAGAAGTAAATCCCGGAGTGACTAAAAAGGTAGCGATGTTGTCTGCGTTTAGTGGAAGCTTGGCTTTGATTGACAGCGTGTGCGGCTTCGTTCTCCTGGGATACAATGCAACGTCAGGAGACGGACTCTGGTCAGGGCTTGGG ATGGCCGTCTCCGCCGTACTAGGTATCCTTCTTTGGAAATTCAGACTCAAGGCAATC ATGGTGGCGTTTCTGGTTATCAATGTTTTGCTCGTAGTGGCGATGTCGGTACAGGCAGTGTCGGCAGGTATCGCGTATCACCTATGGTCGCGGCTTCGCAGCGCCACCAACTGTAGGATCTCGCTCGGACGATGCCGATGTACGACAGAAGACGGGCAAAGCCCACCGATTGATG TTGCCACTTGTGATCTATTGAGCCTGTTCGACACTGGGTTTTTGATTCTGTGCGTTGCCTCTTCATTCGGGGTGATTGTGGCGCTGATTGGGGCCACGCTCGGCTGCCAGACTGCCTGCTGCGACAAGGAG GATGATGAGAGTTACGAGGAGAGGGGAAACGAGCATGAGAAGCCAAAACATTCCATTGAAGAAACGACTTGCTCCTCGATCGAGCAAACAAAGACAACGATGTAG
- the LOC5502207 gene encoding uncharacterized protein DDB_G0284459, giving the protein MSQIQGSSTRYALIFGLLILACGIAVTVCGSVWLWHGGYYGYGIWSGIPLMFVGALGISAMSRKKCAFHSYVVFAIIIAIVAGVQAVIAGTEYNIWRQFIGPRKCSVSGGFCQCQGMESVRIKDMTTCDWIPSINMILIAMTVMSVLGAILCLAGAIVGCIGLSTVPQSVPTTLKRQQKASAETLTRLNPKEPIKYKLDDDLEKKGSKDKYIDRYDNHNDKRDYDKDTYDQRDGRADRRDSYDDKNRRDYDNERDRNYDRDMDRDRYRDQDRDRDYDRDRDYDDRDRYYDDRDRYYDDRDRYYDDRDRDYDDRDRDYDRDYDRDYYRDRDHDRDNRYYEDDRRSRHSSYSDKEIDTKTYL; this is encoded by the exons ATGTCACAAATACAAGGGAGCTCCACCAGATACGCCTTAATATTTGGGCTCCTTATCTTGGCATGCGGCATAGCGGTGACAGTGTGCGGTAGCGTCTGGCTCTGGCATGGAGGGTATTATGGATATGGAATTTGGTCTGGAATCCCG CTGATGTTTGTTGGGGCCCTGGGAATCTCTGCGATGTCAAGAAAGAAATGTGCG TTCCACTCGTACGTAGTGTTCGCCATTATCATCGCTATTGTGGCGGGCGTGCAGGCCGTGATTGCAGGCACGGAGTATAACATATGGAGACAGTTTATAGGCCCAAGAAAGTGCAGTGTCTCGGGCGGCTTTTGTCAGTGCCAAGGAATGGAGAGCGTCAGAATTAAAGACA TGACGACGTGTGATTGGATTCCTTCTATCAACATGATTCTTATCGCTATGACGGTTATGTCTGTCCTCGGAGCCATTCTGTGCCTCGCCGGAGCCATCGTAGGATGCATTGGTCTCAGCACGGTGCCTCAGTCG GTTCCGACTACATTGAAAAGACAGCAAAAAGCATCAGCCGAGACGCTGACGCGTCTAAATCCGAAGGAACCAATCAAATACAAATTGGACGACGATTTGGAAAAGAAAGGCTCGAAAGACAAGTACATCGATCGCTACGACAACCACAACGACAAAAGGGATTACGACAAAGACACTTACGATCAACGGGACGGTCGCGCCGACCGACGCGATTCGTACGATGATAAGAATAGACGAGACTACGATAACGAAAGGGACCGTAATTATGACCGCGACATGGACCGCGATCGTTACCGCGATCAGGACCGCGACCGTGACTATGACCGAGACCGTGATTATGATGACCGCGATCGTTATTACGATGACCGCGATCGTTATTACGATGACCGCGATCGTTATTATGATGACCGTGATCGTGATTATGATGACCGCGATCGGGATTACGACCGTGACTATGACCGCGACTATTACCGCGATCGCGACCATGACCGAGATAACCGCTATTATGAGGATGACAGACGATCAAGACATTCATCATACAGTGACAAGGAAATCGACACCAAGACATACCTGTAG
- the LOC5502208 gene encoding uncharacterized protein LOC5502208, with translation MGAIPKSGIVVVTICSVLLFLCGVGNIAAGSLFFEEEKSNIVPLSGGMGLWSGAVMIASGIAGLMVCGTKHKAALSLYIGVAIFCFMISLAQLGITAFTYHVLALLKDGKCVNSGLTCECDDAHLGKLRLTSSQCPDVAVNYDPYKPHLLAVMIISIIAICIILLCALMALIISCNTERRKKNQASALPPKSKGYDKQVNDSL, from the exons ATGGGAGCCATACCGAAAAGTGGCATCGTAGTCGTCACAATTTGTAGCGTACTGCTGTTTCTCTGTGGCGTGGGAAACATTGCAGCTGGGTCTCTATTCTTCGAGGAAGAAAAATCGAACATCGTGCCATTGTCGGGTGGAATGGGATTATGGTCTGGCGCTGTG atGATTGCAAGTGGGATAGCAGGCCTGATGGTGTGTGGAACCAAGCACAAAGCAGCG CTGTCCCTGTACATCGGAGTGGCCATCTTCTGCTTTATGATTTCTCTTGCTCAACTTGGGATCACGGCCTTCACCTACCACGTGCTAGCCTTACTGAAGGACGGCAAGTGCGTTAACAGCGGATTGACGTGTGAATGCGACGACGCTCATTTGGGCAAGCTGAGGCTAA cCTCCTCCCAATGCCCGGATGTCGCAGTGAACTAtgatccctacaagcctcatCTCCTGGCGGTGATGATCATCTCCATCATCGCAATCTGCATCATCTTGTTGTGCGCTTTGATGGCACTTATCATCTCTTGCAACACTGAAAGG CGCAAGAAGAATCAAGCGTCCGCTTTGCCTCCTAAAAGCAAAGGCTACGACAAGCAAGTGAACGACTCTCTTTGA